A genomic stretch from Chaetodon auriga isolate fChaAug3 chromosome 17, fChaAug3.hap1, whole genome shotgun sequence includes:
- the pygo2 gene encoding pygopus homolog 2 isoform X2 produces MKSPEKKKARKSTTQAAGFSHLTEFAPPPTPMVDHLVASNPFDDDFGPPSRPSGAGGPGTAPFLPSPGAGGGGGYGGGGRMAGGMGFMGGPGGPGGGQPGRRPPFGPPSNAGPHHQLGFGGMPGFGGGGGGGSGGGGGGGGFPPGGPSQFNMPPNFSPPMHPGPGFNPMLSPGAMGGPGGGGPPHPRFGMPPQQQHGQGGHPFNSPPLPGGGGPRGPPHGPLPPMGAGMGPGMNMMAGMGGGPGGNMVGGLPGMPPQGQFPPSQDGPYPGPSPPGPGNEDGKNFGGGGAPPGPQQQQQQQQQQQQLNLNPNGPPPNNTTPGPPPNSGPPQPGGGFPGHPDVQQPNANTPGQPPSAPPQPNPNSSPTGPLNGSGQPQHPPPSQLQPPSNTNTPNSNNSTQQQQQQSTPPNSAPGSTPYNQQNSTPGAGGPMPNAAPSSGQNNMTNNNGGNTPGSNPNPPSNSTSTPNTQSPLPPGPAAPSTGPGSGPGKLGGPGMVFPCGLCMAEVHDDQDAILCEASCQRWFHRDCTGLTEPAYGLLTRESAAVWACDFCIKTKDIQAVFVRQGLGQLVAANES; encoded by the exons ATGAAGAGCCCGGAGAAGAAGAAGGCGAGGAAATCCACCACTCAG GCGGCAGGGTTCTCCCACCTCACTGAGTTTGCACCCCCTCCTACTCCCATGGTGGACCACCTGGTCGCCTCCAACCCATTTGACGATGACTTTGGACCCCCATCCCGACCTAGTGGGGCAGGTGGACCAGGTACAGCTCCATTTCTTCCCAGTCCAGGCGCAGGCGGAGGAGGTGGGTatggaggtggaggcagaatGGCCGGAGGCATGGGCTTCATGGGAGGCCCAGGAGGACCAGGTGGCGGCCAACCGGGGCGGCGGCCACCATTCGGTCCTCCATCCAACGCTGGACCTCACCACCAGCTAGGCTTTGGAGGAATGCCTGGCTTTGGAGGTGGCGGTGGGGGAGGCagcgggggaggaggaggaggtggtggattCCCCCCTGGTGGCCCTTCTCAGTTCAATATGCCACCAAACTTCAGTCCACCCATGCACCCCGGGCCAGGTTTCAATCCCATGTTGTCTCCAGGGGCTATGGGAGGTCCCGGAGGAGGGGGGCCACCGCACCCTCGTTTTGGCAtgcctccacagcagcaacatggacAGGGTGGACACCCATTCAACAGCCCACCGTTACCTGGTGGTGGAGGCCCCAGAGGGCCTCCACATGGCCCCCTGCCTCCCATGGGAGCAGGTATGGGTCCTGGGATGAACATGATGGCTGGCATGGGTGGTGGTCCTGGAGGCAACATGGTGGGAGGCTTGCCAGGTATGCCCCCTCAAGGACAGTTCCCTCCCTCACAGGATGGGCCCTACCCTGGCCCCAGTCCGCCAGGACCAGGCAACGAGGATGGAAAGAACTTCGGTGGAGGAGGGGCACCACCTgggcctcagcagcagcaacagcagcagcaacagcagcagcagcttaacCTAAATCCCAACGGCCCCCCTCCAAATAATACCACTCCAGGCCCTCCACCTAACTCTGGTCCACCACAGCCAGGGGGAGGCTTCCCTGGCCACCCCGATGTCCAGCAGCCGAACGCCAATACACCTGGTCAGCCTCCCTCAGCACCGCCCCAGCCTAACCCCAACTCTTCTCCTACTGGTCCCTTGAATGGATCAGGCCAGCCCCAGCATCCACCGCCCAGTCAGCTACAGCCTCCCAGTAACACAAACACCCCCAACTCTAACAACTctactcagcagcagcagcaacaatcCACTCCACCTAACTCTGCCCCTGGCTCCACCCCTTACAACCAGCAGAACAGCACTCCTGGTGCTGGTGGTCCCATGCCAAATGCAGCCCCCAGTTCAGGTCAGAACAACATGACCAACAACAATGGAGGCAACACTCCTGGCAGCAACCCCAATCCCCCCTCtaactccacctccaccccaaaCACCCAGTCTCCCCTGCCCCCTGGCCCTGCCGCCCCCTCAACTGGGCCTGGTTCTGGCCCTGGAAAGCTCGGTGGCCCTGGGATGGTCTTCCCCTGTGGCCTCTGTATGGCAGAGGTGCATGACGATCAAGATGCCATCCTGTGCGAGGCATCGTGCCAACGCTGGTTCCACCGTGACTGCACAGGCCTGACAGAGCCAGCGTACGGGCTGCTGACTCGAGAGAGTGCTGCAGTTTGGGCCTGTGACTTCTGCATCAAGACCAAGGACATCCAGGCTGTGTTTGTGCGCCAGGGATTAGGCCAGCTGGTGGCAGCTAATGAGAGTTGA
- the pygo2 gene encoding pygopus homolog 2 isoform X1 — MAAESGRLLAGQGKRSKASQMKSPEKKKARKSTTQAAGFSHLTEFAPPPTPMVDHLVASNPFDDDFGPPSRPSGAGGPGTAPFLPSPGAGGGGGYGGGGRMAGGMGFMGGPGGPGGGQPGRRPPFGPPSNAGPHHQLGFGGMPGFGGGGGGGSGGGGGGGGFPPGGPSQFNMPPNFSPPMHPGPGFNPMLSPGAMGGPGGGGPPHPRFGMPPQQQHGQGGHPFNSPPLPGGGGPRGPPHGPLPPMGAGMGPGMNMMAGMGGGPGGNMVGGLPGMPPQGQFPPSQDGPYPGPSPPGPGNEDGKNFGGGGAPPGPQQQQQQQQQQQQLNLNPNGPPPNNTTPGPPPNSGPPQPGGGFPGHPDVQQPNANTPGQPPSAPPQPNPNSSPTGPLNGSGQPQHPPPSQLQPPSNTNTPNSNNSTQQQQQQSTPPNSAPGSTPYNQQNSTPGAGGPMPNAAPSSGQNNMTNNNGGNTPGSNPNPPSNSTSTPNTQSPLPPGPAAPSTGPGSGPGKLGGPGMVFPCGLCMAEVHDDQDAILCEASCQRWFHRDCTGLTEPAYGLLTRESAAVWACDFCIKTKDIQAVFVRQGLGQLVAANES; from the exons ATGGCTGCCGAATCGGGGAGACTACTGGCGGGACAAGGAAAACGAAGCAAAG CTTCACAGATGAAGAGCCCGGAGAAGAAGAAGGCGAGGAAATCCACCACTCAG GCGGCAGGGTTCTCCCACCTCACTGAGTTTGCACCCCCTCCTACTCCCATGGTGGACCACCTGGTCGCCTCCAACCCATTTGACGATGACTTTGGACCCCCATCCCGACCTAGTGGGGCAGGTGGACCAGGTACAGCTCCATTTCTTCCCAGTCCAGGCGCAGGCGGAGGAGGTGGGTatggaggtggaggcagaatGGCCGGAGGCATGGGCTTCATGGGAGGCCCAGGAGGACCAGGTGGCGGCCAACCGGGGCGGCGGCCACCATTCGGTCCTCCATCCAACGCTGGACCTCACCACCAGCTAGGCTTTGGAGGAATGCCTGGCTTTGGAGGTGGCGGTGGGGGAGGCagcgggggaggaggaggaggtggtggattCCCCCCTGGTGGCCCTTCTCAGTTCAATATGCCACCAAACTTCAGTCCACCCATGCACCCCGGGCCAGGTTTCAATCCCATGTTGTCTCCAGGGGCTATGGGAGGTCCCGGAGGAGGGGGGCCACCGCACCCTCGTTTTGGCAtgcctccacagcagcaacatggacAGGGTGGACACCCATTCAACAGCCCACCGTTACCTGGTGGTGGAGGCCCCAGAGGGCCTCCACATGGCCCCCTGCCTCCCATGGGAGCAGGTATGGGTCCTGGGATGAACATGATGGCTGGCATGGGTGGTGGTCCTGGAGGCAACATGGTGGGAGGCTTGCCAGGTATGCCCCCTCAAGGACAGTTCCCTCCCTCACAGGATGGGCCCTACCCTGGCCCCAGTCCGCCAGGACCAGGCAACGAGGATGGAAAGAACTTCGGTGGAGGAGGGGCACCACCTgggcctcagcagcagcaacagcagcagcaacagcagcagcagcttaacCTAAATCCCAACGGCCCCCCTCCAAATAATACCACTCCAGGCCCTCCACCTAACTCTGGTCCACCACAGCCAGGGGGAGGCTTCCCTGGCCACCCCGATGTCCAGCAGCCGAACGCCAATACACCTGGTCAGCCTCCCTCAGCACCGCCCCAGCCTAACCCCAACTCTTCTCCTACTGGTCCCTTGAATGGATCAGGCCAGCCCCAGCATCCACCGCCCAGTCAGCTACAGCCTCCCAGTAACACAAACACCCCCAACTCTAACAACTctactcagcagcagcagcaacaatcCACTCCACCTAACTCTGCCCCTGGCTCCACCCCTTACAACCAGCAGAACAGCACTCCTGGTGCTGGTGGTCCCATGCCAAATGCAGCCCCCAGTTCAGGTCAGAACAACATGACCAACAACAATGGAGGCAACACTCCTGGCAGCAACCCCAATCCCCCCTCtaactccacctccaccccaaaCACCCAGTCTCCCCTGCCCCCTGGCCCTGCCGCCCCCTCAACTGGGCCTGGTTCTGGCCCTGGAAAGCTCGGTGGCCCTGGGATGGTCTTCCCCTGTGGCCTCTGTATGGCAGAGGTGCATGACGATCAAGATGCCATCCTGTGCGAGGCATCGTGCCAACGCTGGTTCCACCGTGACTGCACAGGCCTGACAGAGCCAGCGTACGGGCTGCTGACTCGAGAGAGTGCTGCAGTTTGGGCCTGTGACTTCTGCATCAAGACCAAGGACATCCAGGCTGTGTTTGTGCGCCAGGGATTAGGCCAGCTGGTGGCAGCTAATGAGAGTTGA
- the LOC143334873 gene encoding SH2 domain-containing adapter protein E-like codes for MAKWFKEFPINLKNGTDRIRSASESGSQPRANKAGLVASIGTKTTGSKAGQRKNSSSDSTGGGGGGVGSLLSGRNRKNSATELSRNGVSSIKDGKVWDNLLSGKSRKNSKAESVFEEQHRPLKSSPSANAYINRLIRVDKQDKSPNFNSSTITNQVVPEAEKPAQCKTETVIILEDYADPFDAQKTREQREAERVGENDGYMEPYDAQQMITEIRRRGSKDLLKVCVLMEAGEGTVEEGQPAPLQIYDVPYEGSGDSDKTAVTRPELDPRPSTEYELPWEWKKEHIVRTLSAQFDSPERTAKDETPHPTLTRQPQHPPAQLQQHQHLRQKSWTQKILRSSPPTLPLSSAPGSNPEPEACCVDPSLPLEKQSWYHGCVTRQEAEFQLQSCKEASFLVRNSESDNSKYSIALKTSQGCVHIIVAQTKENSYTLDQSSCVFPSIPEVVHHYCTQRLPFNGAEHMTLLHPVSRIH; via the exons ATGGCAAAGTGGTTCAAGGAGTTCCCCATCAATCTGAAGAATGGTACCGACAGGATCCGCTCAGCCTCCGAATCCGGCTCCCAGCCGAGAGCCAATAAAGCCGGGCTGGTGGCCAGCATTGGTACCAAAACAACAGGCTCCAAAGCGGGCCAGCGCAAAAACTCCTCTTCTGACAGCACaggcggaggaggtggaggagtcgGGTCTCTCCTGTCCGGAAGAAACCGAAAGAACTCAGCCACAGAGTTGAGCAGAAACGGCGTGAGCTCCATAAAAGATGGGAAAGTCTGGGACAACCTGCTGTCTGGGAAAAGTCGCAAGAACTCCAAAGCGGAGTCGGTGTTTGAGGAGCAGCACAGACCCCTGAAAAGTTCCCCATCTGCCAACGCTTACATCAACCGGCTGATCAGAgtggacaaacaggacaaaagCCCCAACTTCAACAGTAGCACCATCACCAATCAAGTGGTACCAGAGGCAGAGAAACCAGCCCAGTGCAAGACAGAGACT GTGATCATCCTTGAGGACTACGCAGATCCGTTTGATGCTCAGAAGACCAGAGAGCAAAGGGAGGCGGAGAGGGTCGGGGAGAACGATGGCTACATGGAGCCATACGATGCCCAGCAGATGATTACTG AGATTAGACGTCGGGGGTCCAAGGACctgctgaaggtgtgtgtgctgatggagGCTGGTGAGGGGACGGTGGAGGAAGGTCAGCCCGCGCCCTTGCAGATATATGATGTCCCATATGAGGGAAGCGGTGACAGCGACAAGACGGCAGTCACGCGGCCCGAGCTGGATCCTCGGCCCTCCACTGAGTACGAGCTGCCCTGGGAGTGGAAGAAGGAGCACATTGTCAGAACTCTGTCAG CACAGTTTGACAGCCCTGAGCGCACAGCCAAAGATGAGACACCTCACCCCACACTCACCAGACAGCCTCAACATCCGCCcgcccagctgcagcagcatcagcatctgAGGCAGAAAAGCTGGACCCAGAAGATCCTGAGGTCATCTCCTCCAACCCTGCCGCTGTCCTCCGCCCCCGGTAGCAACCCTGAACCCGAGGCCTGCTGTGTTGACCCCTCCTTGCCCCTGGAAAaacagag ctggTACCACGGCTGTGTGACTCGCCAGGAGGCGGAGTTTCAGCTGCAGTCCTGCAAAGAGGCCAGCTTCCTGGTCAGGAACAGCGAGTCGGACAACAGCAAGTACTCCATCGCCCTCAA GACGAGCCAAGGCTGCGTTCATATCATTGTCGCCCAGACCAAAGAAAACAGCTACACCCTGGaccagagcagctgtgtgtttcccAGCATCCCAGAGGTGGTGCACCATTACTGCACTCAGCGTCTGCCTTTCAACGGGGCCGAGCACATGACTCTGCTGCACCCAGTGTCTCGCATCCACTGA
- the s100s gene encoding S100 calcium binding protein S, with protein MPDTIMSKEPSSNLESAMQMLIKTFHKYSGKEGDKYTLSRGELKELLLEELGTYLGSSKDNEAVEKVMNDLDANNDGEVDFTEFIILMGALTVACNDFFLEFKSDDKPKEGDSAQKKD; from the exons ATGCCGGACACAAT CATGTCCAAGGAGCCCAGTTCCAACCTGGAGAGTGCCATGCAGATGCTCATAAAGACCTTCCACAAGTACTCGGGGAAGGAGGGCGACAAGTACACGCTGAGCAGGGGCGAACTGAAGGAGCTGCTACTAGAGGAGCTGGGGACTTACTTAGGG AGCTCCAAAGATAATGAAGCAGTTGAGAAGGTGATGAACGACTTGGACGCCAACAACGACGGAGAGGTGGACTTCACCGAGTTCATCATCCTGATGGGCGCCCTCACCGTCGCCTGCAACGACTTCTTCCTGGAGTTCAAATCAGACGACAAACCGAAAGAGGGCGATTCGGCGCAGAAGAAAGATTGA
- the s100u gene encoding S100 calcium binding protein U: MEAAIQTLVKVFLKSAKGKESLGKKEFQHLVKSQLSNILSDTDSKEAVNNMGQGLDADQDGKVGFEEYMKLVGYLAVSLSEQRGLAKEEPAQNAASAQVEQSALDKEEGKPEANAGPKEEVKPEASGDAKPDATAAVKIAANADPKVEVKVEANADPKVEVKAEANADAKVEAKAEGATEPEAAKEEEKPAAAGAVAGAVAAAGAAAGAAAGAAAGAASAAVSAAAEAAKATGVEVSVKDEEKVEEAADKLAAAADEVEKKTEEATS, translated from the exons ATGGAGGCTGCTATTCAGACCCTGGTGAAGGTCTTCCTGAAGTCGGCCAAGGGAAAGGAGAGTCTAGGAAAGAAAGAATTCCAGCACCTTGTCAAGTCCCAGCTCTCCAACATCCTTTCG GACACAGATAGCAAGGAGGCAGTCAACAACATGGGCCAGGGGCTGGATGCCGACCAGGATGGCAAGGTTGGTTTTGAGGAGTACATGAAGCTGGTTGGCTACCTGGCGGTCTCGCTCAGCGAGCAGCGTGGCCTCGCCAAAGAGGAGCCTGCCCAAAACGCTGCGTCTGCACAAGTGGAACAAAGTGCCCTGGACAAAGAGGAGGGGAAGCCAGAGGCCAACGCAGGGCcaaaggaggaggtgaagccAGAGGCGAGTGGAGACGCAAAGCCGGACGCAACTGCTGCAGTAAAGATTGCAGCAAATGCAGACCCGAAGGTAGAAGTAAAGGTAGAAGCAAATGCAGACCCGAAGGTAGAAGTAAAGGCAGAAGCGAATGCAGATGCAAAAGTAGAAGCAAAGGCGGAGGGCGCGACGGAGCCTGAGGcagcaaaggaggaggagaagccagCAGCGGCAGGGGCAGTGGCGGGGGCAGTGGCAGCGGCGGGGGCAGCGGCCGGGGCAGCAGCTGGGGCAGCGGCGGGGGCAGCGTCAGCGGCGGTGTCGGCAGCAGCAGAGGCGGCTAAAGCAACGGGAGTGGAAGTGTCTGTGAAAGAcgaggagaaggtggaggaagctgcagacAAGCTGGCTGCAGCTGCGGATGAAGtggagaagaagacagaggaggcgACTTCATAG